A genomic stretch from Doryrhamphus excisus isolate RoL2022-K1 chromosome 23, RoL_Dexc_1.0, whole genome shotgun sequence includes:
- the tbc1d10c gene encoding TBC1 domain family member 10B isoform X1 — MQEGNTFFKEQLSCVIFIVWFLLFLAVLIAAIYYYYYYYYYYYYYHSSPASKMLSPPSQEASSGCDTGSEVSSEPETDRFGFIVSNGSKAWTAGPQPGLVRQREAKWINVMDQWESILSKKNNLVKVQCQKGIPSSLRAKCWPRLCGAITRMNSSKDLFQSLDSKVALQQWVSVIERDLDRQFPFHEMFLSKERHGQQDLFRVLKAYTQYKPEDGYCQAQGPVAAVLLMNMPAEEAFWCLVQISELYLPGYYSPLLEGVLFDATMLTWVLKRACPPAHKHLQQHGVEPLMFATDWLMCLFTRHLPFNALLRVWDLFFCNGVRVLLQVAAVLVRRVLGRAEQRKRCQGQMETLQRLRDVRCEVREVEDDFIAEVCAVPLSASQLERRTEKELARWKKDRPSSTFDPRGRCRGYRMAWARAQLKKEELEKKAGDNLSLRLPRSASSLSLSTSRRRKGGNVGERVPRQLSKDWRSCNELSFKEDKDGGGQGGDAGRETTHLEAVRQEMTELEQDDSNEAAKGSQSRTGANGPDDCSSWQGGAGAEEYHRTESPENTSERPRPQRKKPGDTLARTQEGDAGEHANTTQQELAAGVQSSAKIRDTVSVGGHIQQGGGAHETCQSKLAHQEAVLSQVCEETEKGKCSAEMAADYGSPNTSFSGDVCVRKSCRLTRRLSKDLFSDPSQAPADSPKPAAPHAEPAKHFSLFHGQAKNVVATRIQVPTILIQDFSEEPMEEEQRRPERRRWWLWQPQEQERRDEEERKRREKETKKKRERRKPQTRGKSFQVQRETMKSSFSYSESYF, encoded by the exons ATGCAAGAAGGTAACACATTTTTCAAGGAACAACTCagctgtgttatttttattgtctggtttttattgtttcttgCGGTGTTAATCGCTGccatctattattattattattattattattattattattattatcattcctCACCTGCCAGTAAAATGCTGAGTCCACCCAGTCAAGAGGCGAGTTCCGGATGTGACacggggtcagaggtcagctcCGAACCCGAGACAGACCGCTTTGGCTTCATCGTGTCCAATGGATCTAAAGCCTG GACTGCGGGTccacaacctggactggtcagacAGAGGGAAGCCAAGTGGATCAACGTTATGGACCAATGGGAGAGCATCTTGTCCAAGAAGAATAACTTG GTCAAAGTTCAGTGTCAGAAAGGCATCCCGTCCTCCCTGCGGGCCAAGTGCTGGCCTCGTCTGTGCGGCGCCATCACCAGGATGAACAGCAGCAAAGACCTCTTCCAG TCTCTGGACTCAAAGGTCGCCCTGCAGCAGTGGGTGAGCGTCATTGAGAGAGACCTGGACCGCCAGTTTCCTTTCCACGAGATGTTCCTCTCCAAGGAGCGACACGG GCAGCAAGACTTGTTCCGGGTGTTGAAAGCCTACACTCAGTACAAACCAGAGGACGGGTACTGCCAGGCTCAAGGACCAGTGGCTGCAGTCCTCCTGATGAACATGCCAGCGGAG GAGGCCTTCTGGTGTCTGGTGCAAATCAGTGAGCTCTACCTACCAGGATACTACAGCCCACTACTG GAAGGAGTCCTCTTCGATGCCACGATGCTGACCTGGGTGTTGAAAAGAGCATGCCCCCCCGCACACAAACACCTGCAGCAGCACGGAGTGGAGCCCCTCATGTTCGCCACGGACTGGCTGATGTGTTTGTTCACGCGGCACCTGCCCTTCAACGCGCTGCTCCGAGTGTGGGACCTGTTTTTCTGCAATG GGGTGCGGGTGCTGCTGCAGGTGGCCGCCGTGCTGGTACGCAGGGTGCTGGGTCGGGCCGAGCAAAGGAAGCGGTGCCAGGGCCAGATGGAGACCCTGCAGAGGCTGAGGGACGTCAGGTGTGAGGTCCGAGAGGTGGAGGACGACTTCATAGCGGAG GTGTGTGCCGTTCCCCTCTCAGCCAGCCAACTGGAGAGACGCACGGAGAAGGAGCTGGCCAGGTGGAAGAAGGACAGACCCTCGTCCACCTTCGACCCCAGAGGTCGCTGCCGGGGTTACCGTATGGCGTGGGCGAGGGCTCAACTCAAGAAGGAGGAACTGGAAAAGAAAGCAGGAGATAATCTGTCTTTGCGCCTCCCCCGCTCGGCTTCCAGTCTATCGCTGTCTACGTCCAGGCGGAGGAAAGGCGGGAACGTCGGGGAAAGAGTTCCGAGGCAACTCTCAAAGGACTGGAGGAGCTGCAATGAGTTGAGCTTCAAGGAGGACAAAGATGGGGGTGGACAGGGAGGAGACGCAGGAAGAGAAACGACACACCTTGAAGCGGTGAGACAGGAAATGACGGAATTGGAGCAGGACGACTCCAACGAGGCTGCCAAAGGCTCTCAATCACGAACAGGAGCGAACGGGCCAGATGACTGCAGCTCCTGGCAGGGAGGTGCTGGTGCGGAGGAATATCACAGGACTGAGTCACCAGAAAACACCTCGGAGAGGCCCCGCCCCCAAAGAAAGAAGCCCGGCGACACCCTGGCGCGGACCCAAGAAGGCGATGCCGGGGAACACGCAAACACCacgcagcaggaactggcagctGGCGTGCAAAGTAGCGCCAAGATACGTGACACGGTTAGCGTCGGTGGCCACATCCAGCAGGGAGGAGGCGCACACGAAACGTGTCAATCAAAGCTAGCACACCAGGAAGCCGTTCTCAGTCAGGTCTGCGAGGAGACAGAGAAAGGGAAATGCTCCGCTGAGATGGCAGCAGACTACGGCAGCCCGAACACGAGCTTTTCCGGAGACGTCTGTGTCCGCAAGTCCTGCCGGTTAACACGACGCCTCTCCAAAGATCTCTTCAGCGACCCCAGTCAAGCCCCCGCAGACTCTCCGAAACCGGCCGCTCCTCACGCTGAACCGGCTAAACATTTTAGTCTCTTCCACGGGCAAGCCAAAAATGTGGTGGCCACCAGAATACAAGTCCCTACGATCTTGATCCAGGACTTCAGTGAGGAGccaatggaggaggagcagaggagaccagagaggaggaggtggtggttgTGGCAGCCACAGGAGCAGGAGAGAAGAGATGAAGAGGAGAGGAagagaagagagaaagagaccaagaagaagagagagaggaggaaacCCCAGACGAGGGGTAAAAGCTTTCAGGTCCAAAGAGAAACAATGAAAAGTTCTTTTTCCTATTCCGAGTCTTACTTTTAA
- the tbc1d10c gene encoding TBC1 domain family member 10A isoform X2, translating into MLSPPSQEASSGCDTGSEVSSEPETDRFGFIVSNGSKAWTAGPQPGLVRQREAKWINVMDQWESILSKKNNLVKVQCQKGIPSSLRAKCWPRLCGAITRMNSSKDLFQSLDSKVALQQWVSVIERDLDRQFPFHEMFLSKERHGQQDLFRVLKAYTQYKPEDGYCQAQGPVAAVLLMNMPAEEAFWCLVQISELYLPGYYSPLLEGVLFDATMLTWVLKRACPPAHKHLQQHGVEPLMFATDWLMCLFTRHLPFNALLRVWDLFFCNGVRVLLQVAAVLVRRVLGRAEQRKRCQGQMETLQRLRDVRCEVREVEDDFIAEVCAVPLSASQLERRTEKELARWKKDRPSSTFDPRGRCRGYRMAWARAQLKKEELEKKAGDNLSLRLPRSASSLSLSTSRRRKGGNVGERVPRQLSKDWRSCNELSFKEDKDGGGQGGDAGRETTHLEAVRQEMTELEQDDSNEAAKGSQSRTGANGPDDCSSWQGGAGAEEYHRTESPENTSERPRPQRKKPGDTLARTQEGDAGEHANTTQQELAAGVQSSAKIRDTVSVGGHIQQGGGAHETCQSKLAHQEAVLSQVCEETEKGKCSAEMAADYGSPNTSFSGDVCVRKSCRLTRRLSKDLFSDPSQAPADSPKPAAPHAEPAKHFSLFHGQAKNVVATRIQVPTILIQDFSEEPMEEEQRRPERRRWWLWQPQEQERRDEEERKRREKETKKKRERRKPQTRGKSFQVQRETMKSSFSYSESYF; encoded by the exons ATGCTGAGTCCACCCAGTCAAGAGGCGAGTTCCGGATGTGACacggggtcagaggtcagctcCGAACCCGAGACAGACCGCTTTGGCTTCATCGTGTCCAATGGATCTAAAGCCTG GACTGCGGGTccacaacctggactggtcagacAGAGGGAAGCCAAGTGGATCAACGTTATGGACCAATGGGAGAGCATCTTGTCCAAGAAGAATAACTTG GTCAAAGTTCAGTGTCAGAAAGGCATCCCGTCCTCCCTGCGGGCCAAGTGCTGGCCTCGTCTGTGCGGCGCCATCACCAGGATGAACAGCAGCAAAGACCTCTTCCAG TCTCTGGACTCAAAGGTCGCCCTGCAGCAGTGGGTGAGCGTCATTGAGAGAGACCTGGACCGCCAGTTTCCTTTCCACGAGATGTTCCTCTCCAAGGAGCGACACGG GCAGCAAGACTTGTTCCGGGTGTTGAAAGCCTACACTCAGTACAAACCAGAGGACGGGTACTGCCAGGCTCAAGGACCAGTGGCTGCAGTCCTCCTGATGAACATGCCAGCGGAG GAGGCCTTCTGGTGTCTGGTGCAAATCAGTGAGCTCTACCTACCAGGATACTACAGCCCACTACTG GAAGGAGTCCTCTTCGATGCCACGATGCTGACCTGGGTGTTGAAAAGAGCATGCCCCCCCGCACACAAACACCTGCAGCAGCACGGAGTGGAGCCCCTCATGTTCGCCACGGACTGGCTGATGTGTTTGTTCACGCGGCACCTGCCCTTCAACGCGCTGCTCCGAGTGTGGGACCTGTTTTTCTGCAATG GGGTGCGGGTGCTGCTGCAGGTGGCCGCCGTGCTGGTACGCAGGGTGCTGGGTCGGGCCGAGCAAAGGAAGCGGTGCCAGGGCCAGATGGAGACCCTGCAGAGGCTGAGGGACGTCAGGTGTGAGGTCCGAGAGGTGGAGGACGACTTCATAGCGGAG GTGTGTGCCGTTCCCCTCTCAGCCAGCCAACTGGAGAGACGCACGGAGAAGGAGCTGGCCAGGTGGAAGAAGGACAGACCCTCGTCCACCTTCGACCCCAGAGGTCGCTGCCGGGGTTACCGTATGGCGTGGGCGAGGGCTCAACTCAAGAAGGAGGAACTGGAAAAGAAAGCAGGAGATAATCTGTCTTTGCGCCTCCCCCGCTCGGCTTCCAGTCTATCGCTGTCTACGTCCAGGCGGAGGAAAGGCGGGAACGTCGGGGAAAGAGTTCCGAGGCAACTCTCAAAGGACTGGAGGAGCTGCAATGAGTTGAGCTTCAAGGAGGACAAAGATGGGGGTGGACAGGGAGGAGACGCAGGAAGAGAAACGACACACCTTGAAGCGGTGAGACAGGAAATGACGGAATTGGAGCAGGACGACTCCAACGAGGCTGCCAAAGGCTCTCAATCACGAACAGGAGCGAACGGGCCAGATGACTGCAGCTCCTGGCAGGGAGGTGCTGGTGCGGAGGAATATCACAGGACTGAGTCACCAGAAAACACCTCGGAGAGGCCCCGCCCCCAAAGAAAGAAGCCCGGCGACACCCTGGCGCGGACCCAAGAAGGCGATGCCGGGGAACACGCAAACACCacgcagcaggaactggcagctGGCGTGCAAAGTAGCGCCAAGATACGTGACACGGTTAGCGTCGGTGGCCACATCCAGCAGGGAGGAGGCGCACACGAAACGTGTCAATCAAAGCTAGCACACCAGGAAGCCGTTCTCAGTCAGGTCTGCGAGGAGACAGAGAAAGGGAAATGCTCCGCTGAGATGGCAGCAGACTACGGCAGCCCGAACACGAGCTTTTCCGGAGACGTCTGTGTCCGCAAGTCCTGCCGGTTAACACGACGCCTCTCCAAAGATCTCTTCAGCGACCCCAGTCAAGCCCCCGCAGACTCTCCGAAACCGGCCGCTCCTCACGCTGAACCGGCTAAACATTTTAGTCTCTTCCACGGGCAAGCCAAAAATGTGGTGGCCACCAGAATACAAGTCCCTACGATCTTGATCCAGGACTTCAGTGAGGAGccaatggaggaggagcagaggagaccagagaggaggaggtggtggttgTGGCAGCCACAGGAGCAGGAGAGAAGAGATGAAGAGGAGAGGAagagaagagagaaagagaccaagaagaagagagagaggaggaaacCCCAGACGAGGGGTAAAAGCTTTCAGGTCCAAAGAGAAACAATGAAAAGTTCTTTTTCCTATTCCGAGTCTTACTTTTAA
- the rad9a gene encoding cell cycle checkpoint control protein RAD9A isoform X2 has protein sequence MSRSAKVSQLVRSELLVYNRSEGAPEMDCVVTGGNVKVFAKAIHSLSRIGDELYVEPQENGLALRSVNSSRSAYACFLFAPLFFSRYTIPIGNVFRCKMAIKSVQAVFRSLASLEKTVEKCHIELDEQKDRLTFTLHCKHGLLKTHNLSFQDSESLQAVFDKDSCANIFRANPRLLVDAVVHFPPSLEEVTLSVNNERVWLRNYMDEEQSKAMLTELCLVSEEFDHFAIQTHNSITFCLKELRGLLLFAESTGLPVSVYFDEAGSILEGNFVLATLSDDARTTTRRERTPPPPPPPDDFMNDDMDSYLIAMDTSIAPGPAQTDPATSRPHKGANHRSRLHSEEQEETAGGDVPPNKKFCSLFFGSVLPTSSQTTNQEVLASDSEDDEKL, from the exons ATGTCCCGGTCTGCTAAAGTCTCACAACTCGTTAGAAGTGAGCTGCTAGTTTATAACCGTAGTGAAGGAGCTCCAGAAATGGACTGCGTTGTGACGGGTGGAAACGTCAAAG TGTTCGCCAAAGCCATTCACTCCTTGTCCAGAATCGGCGATGAGCTCTACGTGGAGCCTCAGGAAAATGGG CTAGCACTGCGGTCTGTCAACTCCTCCCGGTCGGCGTATGCGTGCTTCCTGTTTGCGCCACTCTTCTTCAGCAG GTACACGATACCCATTGGGAATGTCTTCCGCTGCAAAATGGCAATAAag AGTGTGCAGGCAGTCTTCAGGTCTCTAGCGTCTTTGGAGAAGACGGTAGAAAAGTGTCATATTGAGCTGGACGAGCAAAAGGACCGCCTCACCTTTACGCTGCACTGCAAACACG GCCTCTTGAAGACGCACAACCTGTCTTTCCAGGACAGCGAAAGCCTACAGGCCGTGTTTGATAAGGACAGCTGTGCCAACATATTTCGAGCCAATCCCAG ACTGCTCGTGGACGCTGTGGTGCATTTCCCTCCCTCTCTGGAGGAAGTGACGCTGTCAGTCAACAACGAAAGGGTGTGGCTCAGGAACTACATGGATGAAG AGCAGTCCAAGGCCATGCTGACGGAACTGTGTCTGGTCTCGGAGgagtttgatcattttgccatCCAAACGCACAACAGCATCACCTTCTGCCTTAAGGAACTACGG GGCTTGCTGCTTTTTGCCGAGTCGACGGGTCTCCCCGTTTCTGTGTACTTTGACGAAGCGGGCAG CATTCTGGAGGGGAACTTTGTGCTGGCCACGCTTTCAGACGATGCTAGAACCACCACGAGAAG AGAGCGCACTCCCCCGCCGCCCCCTCCTCCCGATGACTTCATGAATGACGACATGGACTCCTACCTCATCGCCATGGATACCAGCATTGCACCCGGTCCAGCTCAAACCGATCCCGCCACTTCAAGACCGCACAagggagccaatcacaggtcaagACTGCACAGTGAGGAGCAAGAGGAGACGGCAGGAGGAGATGTACCGCCCAATAAGAAG TTCTGCTCCTTGTTCTTCGGATCAGTGCTGCCTACATCTTCACAGACCACCAACCAGGAAGTGCTGGCCAGTGATAGTGAGGACGACGAGAAGCTTTAG
- the rad9a gene encoding cell cycle checkpoint control protein RAD9A isoform X1 produces the protein MSRSAKVSQLVRSELLVYNRSEGAPEMDCVVTGGNVKVFAKAIHSLSRIGDELYVEPQENGLALRSVNSSRSAYACFLFAPLFFSRYTIPIGNVFRCKMAIKSVQAVFRSLASLEKTVEKCHIELDEQKDRLTFTLHCKHGLLKTHNLSFQDSESLQAVFDKDSCANIFRANPRLLVDAVVHFPPSLEEVTLSVNNERVWLRNYMDEEQSKAMLTELCLVSEEFDHFAIQTHNSITFCLKELRGLLLFAESTGLPVSVYFDEAGSPLVLSVTDSILEGNFVLATLSDDARTTTRRERTPPPPPPPDDFMNDDMDSYLIAMDTSIAPGPAQTDPATSRPHKGANHRSRLHSEEQEETAGGDVPPNKKFCSLFFGSVLPTSSQTTNQEVLASDSEDDEKL, from the exons ATGTCCCGGTCTGCTAAAGTCTCACAACTCGTTAGAAGTGAGCTGCTAGTTTATAACCGTAGTGAAGGAGCTCCAGAAATGGACTGCGTTGTGACGGGTGGAAACGTCAAAG TGTTCGCCAAAGCCATTCACTCCTTGTCCAGAATCGGCGATGAGCTCTACGTGGAGCCTCAGGAAAATGGG CTAGCACTGCGGTCTGTCAACTCCTCCCGGTCGGCGTATGCGTGCTTCCTGTTTGCGCCACTCTTCTTCAGCAG GTACACGATACCCATTGGGAATGTCTTCCGCTGCAAAATGGCAATAAag AGTGTGCAGGCAGTCTTCAGGTCTCTAGCGTCTTTGGAGAAGACGGTAGAAAAGTGTCATATTGAGCTGGACGAGCAAAAGGACCGCCTCACCTTTACGCTGCACTGCAAACACG GCCTCTTGAAGACGCACAACCTGTCTTTCCAGGACAGCGAAAGCCTACAGGCCGTGTTTGATAAGGACAGCTGTGCCAACATATTTCGAGCCAATCCCAG ACTGCTCGTGGACGCTGTGGTGCATTTCCCTCCCTCTCTGGAGGAAGTGACGCTGTCAGTCAACAACGAAAGGGTGTGGCTCAGGAACTACATGGATGAAG AGCAGTCCAAGGCCATGCTGACGGAACTGTGTCTGGTCTCGGAGgagtttgatcattttgccatCCAAACGCACAACAGCATCACCTTCTGCCTTAAGGAACTACGG GGCTTGCTGCTTTTTGCCGAGTCGACGGGTCTCCCCGTTTCTGTGTACTTTGACGAAGCGGGCAG CCCTCTGGTGCTTTCCGTCACTGACAGCATTCTGGAGGGGAACTTTGTGCTGGCCACGCTTTCAGACGATGCTAGAACCACCACGAGAAG AGAGCGCACTCCCCCGCCGCCCCCTCCTCCCGATGACTTCATGAATGACGACATGGACTCCTACCTCATCGCCATGGATACCAGCATTGCACCCGGTCCAGCTCAAACCGATCCCGCCACTTCAAGACCGCACAagggagccaatcacaggtcaagACTGCACAGTGAGGAGCAAGAGGAGACGGCAGGAGGAGATGTACCGCCCAATAAGAAG TTCTGCTCCTTGTTCTTCGGATCAGTGCTGCCTACATCTTCACAGACCACCAACCAGGAAGTGCTGGCCAGTGATAGTGAGGACGACGAGAAGCTTTAG